One genomic region from Amycolatopsis sp. FBCC-B4732 encodes:
- a CDS encoding AMP-binding protein: MTLLGAGARLVDVAGGRTLAGAELSAEVGRRMDELAALPAGVVFARMSIDLPSVLTYLGAFESGRAIALIDPALDVDVLAGLVSRFRPAAVLSASGDAPDGYSVRGDDWVRDSADGVRPHPDLAVLLPTSGSTGNPKLVRLSRQAILANADAIAQVLHIDSDEIAPTCLPLHYSYGLSVLNSHLVRDATTVIEPSGVLGRGFWDAVNTYGVTSLSGVPYHYEMLRRLKFDPAKYPTLRTLTQAGGKLRDELITEFNEKMLAVGGRMYVMYGQTEASPRMTTVPAERLAEKLGSAGPALPGGKFAVRRDDGSETTHPKIVGEVVYRGPNVMLGYADDESGLAKGDEFGGVLATGDLGYLDEEGYLFITGRLKRIGKVFGNRVSLDDLEQAVRTAAVGIDVVAAVPAGDKVVLFAEGVDKDICKDASRALSERLHLHTSGFDVRPIETVPLLASGKIDYRNLEGRV; this comes from the coding sequence GTGACGCTGTTGGGTGCGGGAGCCCGGCTGGTCGATGTGGCCGGGGGCCGCACGCTGGCGGGCGCGGAACTGTCGGCCGAGGTCGGCCGGCGGATGGACGAGCTGGCCGCGCTGCCGGCCGGCGTCGTCTTCGCGCGGATGTCGATCGACCTGCCCAGCGTGCTGACCTACCTCGGCGCGTTCGAATCCGGCCGGGCGATCGCGCTGATCGACCCGGCGCTGGACGTCGACGTGCTGGCCGGGCTGGTCTCGCGCTTCCGGCCGGCGGCGGTGCTGTCGGCTTCGGGCGACGCGCCCGACGGGTACTCGGTGCGCGGCGACGACTGGGTCCGCGACTCCGCCGACGGTGTCCGGCCGCACCCCGATCTCGCTGTCCTGCTGCCGACCAGCGGGTCCACCGGCAACCCGAAGCTCGTGCGGCTCTCGCGGCAGGCGATCCTGGCCAACGCCGACGCCATCGCGCAGGTGCTGCACATCGACTCCGACGAGATCGCGCCCACCTGCCTGCCGCTGCACTACAGCTACGGACTCTCGGTGCTGAACTCGCACCTGGTGCGCGACGCGACGACCGTCATCGAGCCTTCCGGCGTGCTCGGCCGCGGGTTCTGGGACGCGGTGAACACCTACGGCGTCACGTCGCTTTCGGGTGTCCCGTACCACTACGAAATGCTGCGGCGGCTCAAGTTCGACCCCGCGAAGTACCCGACGCTGCGCACGCTGACGCAGGCCGGCGGGAAGCTGCGCGACGAGCTGATCACCGAGTTCAACGAGAAGATGCTCGCCGTCGGCGGCCGGATGTACGTCATGTACGGCCAGACCGAGGCCTCGCCGCGGATGACGACCGTGCCCGCGGAACGGCTGGCCGAAAAGCTCGGTTCCGCCGGGCCGGCGCTGCCGGGCGGGAAGTTCGCGGTCCGCCGGGACGACGGGTCGGAGACCACGCACCCGAAAATTGTCGGTGAGGTCGTCTACCGTGGGCCCAATGTGATGCTGGGTTACGCGGACGACGAGTCCGGCCTGGCCAAGGGCGACGAATTCGGCGGTGTGCTCGCCACCGGTGACCTCGGGTACCTCGACGAAGAGGGGTACCTGTTCATCACCGGCCGGCTCAAGCGCATCGGCAAGGTGTTCGGCAACCGCGTCAGCCTCGACGACCTCGAGCAAGCCGTGCGCACGGCGGCGGTGGGGATCGACGTGGTGGCGGCGGTGCCCGCCGGCGACAAGGTGGTGCTGTTCGCCGAGGGCGTCGACAAGGACATCTGCAAGGACGCGTCACGAGCGCTGTCCGAGCGGCTGCACCTGCACACGAGCGGGTTCGACGTCCGCCCGATCGAAACCGTGCCGCTGCTCGCCAGCGGCAAGATCGACTACCGGAACTTGGAGGGGCGGGTATGA
- a CDS encoding SDR family NAD(P)-dependent oxidoreductase — MTDLSGRVALVTGGTRGIGLATARALAEAGATVVLTGRDEARAKEAAASVGAASGLALDVTDAKAVSSLVRGVAKEHGKLDVVVANAGIMEDALLGMIREELVDATLSTNVAGTLHTVQAAARAMMRKKTGSIVVLASIVGEQGSAGQTVYAASKAAVANIAKSAAKELGRSGIRVNAVAPGVIETDLTAGLSEDAKAENAGKTPLGRLGRAEEVANAIRFLVSDEASFITGQVLGVDGGLVL; from the coding sequence ATGACTGATCTTTCCGGTCGCGTCGCGCTCGTCACCGGCGGCACGCGGGGGATCGGCCTGGCCACCGCCCGCGCGCTCGCCGAGGCGGGCGCGACGGTGGTCCTGACCGGCCGCGACGAGGCCCGTGCCAAGGAGGCGGCCGCTTCGGTGGGCGCGGCCTCCGGGCTCGCCCTCGACGTCACCGACGCCAAAGCGGTGTCGTCGCTGGTCAGGGGCGTCGCGAAGGAGCACGGCAAGCTCGACGTCGTCGTCGCGAACGCCGGGATCATGGAAGACGCGCTCCTCGGCATGATCCGCGAGGAGCTGGTCGACGCGACGCTGAGCACGAACGTCGCCGGCACGCTGCACACCGTCCAGGCCGCGGCCCGGGCGATGATGCGGAAGAAGACCGGGTCGATCGTGGTGCTCGCGTCGATCGTCGGCGAGCAGGGGAGCGCCGGCCAGACGGTGTACGCGGCGTCGAAGGCGGCGGTGGCGAACATCGCGAAGTCGGCGGCGAAGGAGCTCGGCCGGTCCGGCATCCGCGTCAACGCGGTCGCGCCGGGCGTGATCGAAACCGACCTGACCGCGGGCCTCAGCGAGGACGCGAAGGCGGAAAACGCCGGCAAGACGCCGCTCGGGCGCCTCGGCCGCGCGGAAGAAGTGGCGAACGCGATCCGGTTCCTGGTGAGTGATGAAGCGTCCTTCATCACCGGTCAGGTGCTGGGCGTCGACGGAGGCTTGGTGTTGTGA
- a CDS encoding acyl carrier protein, with product MPDVAPKLREVFVEALDLEGTVDVENLKYRDIEAWDSVGHMALVAAIEDEFDVEFDTDQVIDMSSFKVAVDMVTELQSKND from the coding sequence ATGCCGGATGTCGCCCCCAAGCTGCGCGAGGTCTTCGTCGAGGCGCTCGACCTCGAAGGCACCGTGGACGTCGAGAACCTGAAGTACCGCGACATCGAGGCGTGGGACTCGGTCGGTCACATGGCGCTGGTCGCGGCCATCGAGGACGAGTTCGACGTCGAGTTCGACACCGACCAGGTCATCGACATGTCGAGCTTCAAGGTCGCCGTGGACATGGTCACCGAGCTCCAGTCGAAGAATGACTGA
- a CDS encoding UDP-N-acetylglucosamine acyltransferase produces the protein MANRIHPTAVIGEGVELGEDNVIGPFAVLVGPLRVGDGNWIGPHVTIGTPGEDRSRPHPAAWDEAPTGDPDHDGHGVVVGSRNRIREYVSVHQGTWRTTTLGSDGYYLRNSHIAHDCLVGDAVTIASNAVTGGHCHIWDGANLGMGAVLHQKVVIGPGAMIGMGSAVRREIGAFTIAVGNPARVTGVNVVGLSRRGLDEATVEALGPWLKGKEGLPDVTLPEDLSTLVKAWDARPREEH, from the coding sequence GTGGCCAACCGCATCCACCCGACCGCCGTCATCGGCGAAGGTGTCGAACTCGGCGAGGACAACGTGATCGGGCCGTTCGCGGTGCTCGTCGGTCCCCTCCGGGTCGGCGACGGCAACTGGATCGGCCCGCACGTGACGATCGGCACGCCCGGCGAGGACCGCAGCCGTCCCCACCCCGCCGCCTGGGACGAAGCGCCGACCGGTGATCCGGATCACGACGGACACGGTGTCGTCGTCGGCAGCCGCAACCGGATCCGCGAATACGTGAGTGTCCACCAAGGGACCTGGCGGACGACGACCCTCGGCAGCGACGGCTACTACCTCCGCAACTCCCACATCGCGCACGACTGCCTGGTCGGCGACGCCGTGACGATCGCATCAAACGCCGTCACGGGTGGCCACTGCCACATCTGGGACGGCGCCAACCTCGGCATGGGCGCGGTCCTGCACCAGAAGGTCGTGATCGGCCCCGGCGCGATGATCGGCATGGGTTCCGCGGTGCGCCGCGAGATCGGCGCGTTCACCATCGCCGTCGGCAACCCGGCCCGCGTCACCGGCGTCAACGTGGTGGGCCTGTCCCGCCGCGGCCTCGACGAGGCGACCGTCGAGGCGCTCGGGCCGTGGCTGAAGGGCAAGGAAGGTCTCCCGGACGTCACGCTGCCCGAAGACCTCTCTACCTTGGTAAAGGCGTGGGACGCCCGCCCGCGCGAAGAGCACTAG
- a CDS encoding DegT/DnrJ/EryC1/StrS aminotransferase family protein, producing MIPITVVDVRDAEDLVVEVLRSGAIAQGPMVKRFEDAFAAVSGTKHAIAVNNGTTALVAAIQVLDLKPGDEVITSPFTFVATLNAILEAGATVRFADIRRDDFAIDPDAVAAAVTDRTKVLMPVHLYGQTADMGKLAPLAAEHGLQVIEDSAQAVGASFEGKQAGSFGIGCFSLYATKNITTAEGGVITTDDDTLADKLRVLRNQGMRARYQYEVAGHNYRMTDLHAAVGIPQLAKLDQLTAARQANAKRLSEGLAGTPGLDVPKVLPGREHVWHQYTVLVGPHAFLSRDELAAALTERGIGNGIYYPKIVFDYDCYAGHDLIPGARVEDFPVAKAVSEQALSLPVHPHLTESDLDTIIETVREVLGA from the coding sequence ATGATCCCCATCACTGTGGTCGACGTCCGCGACGCGGAGGACCTCGTCGTCGAGGTGCTGCGCTCCGGCGCCATCGCACAGGGACCGATGGTCAAGCGCTTCGAAGACGCCTTCGCGGCCGTCTCCGGGACCAAGCACGCGATCGCGGTCAACAACGGGACCACCGCGCTGGTCGCCGCCATCCAGGTCCTCGACCTGAAGCCGGGCGACGAGGTCATCACCTCGCCGTTCACCTTCGTCGCGACGCTGAACGCGATCCTGGAAGCCGGCGCGACCGTGCGGTTCGCCGACATCCGGCGCGACGACTTCGCGATCGACCCCGACGCCGTCGCGGCCGCCGTCACCGACCGCACCAAGGTGCTCATGCCGGTGCACCTCTACGGCCAGACCGCGGACATGGGCAAGCTCGCCCCGCTGGCCGCCGAGCACGGCCTCCAGGTGATCGAGGACTCGGCGCAGGCCGTCGGGGCGTCGTTCGAGGGCAAGCAGGCCGGCTCGTTCGGCATCGGCTGCTTCTCGCTGTACGCGACGAAGAACATCACCACCGCCGAGGGCGGCGTCATCACGACGGACGACGACACGCTGGCCGACAAGCTGCGTGTGCTGCGCAACCAGGGCATGCGCGCCCGCTACCAGTACGAGGTCGCCGGGCACAACTACCGGATGACCGACCTGCACGCCGCCGTCGGCATCCCGCAGCTGGCGAAGCTCGACCAGCTGACCGCCGCCCGCCAGGCCAACGCGAAGCGGCTCTCGGAGGGCCTCGCGGGCACGCCGGGCCTCGACGTCCCGAAGGTGCTGCCGGGCCGCGAGCACGTGTGGCACCAGTACACCGTGCTGGTCGGGCCGCACGCGTTCCTCTCGCGCGACGAGCTGGCCGCGGCGCTCACCGAGCGCGGCATCGGCAACGGCATCTACTACCCCAAGATCGTCTTCGACTACGACTGCTACGCGGGTCACGACCTGATCCCGGGCGCGCGCGTCGAAGACTTCCCGGTCGCGAAGGCCGTTTCGGAGCAGGCCCTTTCGCTGCCGGTGCACCCGCACCTGACCGAGTCCGACCTGGACACCATCATCGAAACCGTTCGCGAGGTACTGGGCGCATGA
- a CDS encoding Gfo/Idh/MocA family protein, whose protein sequence is MTHRIALVGTGNMGSLHARVLAGNERVDLVRVIDPREEAGKAVADRYETRWTPEIGSLSDVDAVVLASATEAHHDLAQEILGQGKPLLVEKPVCNSFEKSQEIVGLSAKKDVPLMCGLLERYNPAVMTARALVQEPVHLMARRHGPYAPRIKTGVAWDLLVHDVDLAIQFFGGATPSRVTSGAGYFHPSSVDGAEDTIETVLSFPTGLATVSASRLGQKKVRSLVVSELDRLIEIDLLRRDVTIYRHISHDSVTPDGLGYRQQTVIEIPELVTAREPLATQLDRFCDLLEGKVDADTERDLILPSHHVVEQVLTQAAA, encoded by the coding sequence ATGACGCATCGGATCGCTCTTGTCGGTACCGGGAACATGGGTTCCCTCCACGCTCGCGTGCTCGCCGGGAACGAGCGCGTCGACCTGGTCCGCGTGATCGATCCGCGCGAGGAAGCGGGCAAGGCCGTCGCCGACCGCTACGAAACCCGGTGGACGCCGGAGATCGGCTCGCTGTCCGATGTGGACGCCGTCGTGCTGGCTTCGGCCACCGAGGCGCACCACGACCTGGCGCAGGAGATCCTCGGCCAGGGCAAGCCGCTGCTGGTGGAAAAGCCGGTCTGCAACAGCTTCGAGAAGTCCCAGGAGATCGTCGGGCTGTCGGCGAAGAAGGACGTCCCGCTGATGTGCGGGCTCCTGGAGCGCTACAACCCGGCGGTGATGACCGCGCGGGCGCTGGTGCAGGAGCCGGTGCACCTGATGGCGCGCCGCCACGGCCCGTACGCGCCGCGCATCAAGACCGGCGTCGCGTGGGACCTCCTGGTGCACGACGTCGACCTGGCGATCCAGTTCTTCGGCGGCGCGACGCCTTCGCGCGTGACGTCCGGCGCGGGGTACTTCCACCCGTCGTCGGTCGACGGCGCCGAGGACACCATCGAGACGGTGCTGTCGTTCCCGACCGGCCTGGCCACGGTGTCGGCTTCGCGGCTGGGCCAGAAGAAGGTCCGCTCGCTGGTGGTCTCGGAGCTGGACCGGCTGATCGAGATCGACCTGCTGCGCCGCGACGTCACGATCTACCGGCACATCTCGCACGACTCGGTCACCCCGGACGGCCTCGGCTACCGGCAGCAGACGGTGATCGAGATCCCGGAGCTGGTCACCGCCCGCGAGCCGCTGGCGACGCAGCTGGACCGGTTCTGCGATCTGCTGGAGGGCAAGGTCGACGCGGATACCGAGCGCGACTTGATCCTGCCTTCGCACCACGTGGTGGAGCAGGTGCTCACGCAGGCCGCCGCCTAG
- a CDS encoding M20/M25/M40 family metallo-hydrolase → MTSRRAFLTATAALGLAASAAPAGAAEPGDRGPGVPVRPQRPGPQLRALLRQVDERRIEATVRRLAAFGTRHTLSAQDDPVRGIGAARDWLFAQFQQIAAASGGRLTVELQSYVQPPADRIPVPTTITNVVATLHGSSDPGRVYVVSGHYDSRRTDVMDFTGDAPGADDDASGVAVALELARVLSTRQPAATIVFAAVAGEEQGLYGSRFMAQQFKSAGTDVQAMFTDDIVGSSRADDGTRDPTTIRLFAEGVPTAETPAEANLRRSIGGENDSPPRQLARFVKSVAENEATGMTVRVIYRRDRYLRGGDHIGFLEQGYPAARFTEPNEDFAHQHQDVRVENGVQYGDLPEFCDFPFIARVARVNGAALWSLATAPGTPKGVKIRTAALTNDSELLWDATPGATGYEVLWRETTAPDWTHALDVGPARTAKIDLSKDNVFFGVRAVGPDGSRSPAAFPSPVS, encoded by the coding sequence GTGACCTCTCGACGAGCGTTCCTCACCGCGACGGCCGCACTCGGCCTGGCGGCGTCCGCGGCCCCGGCCGGTGCCGCCGAACCCGGAGACCGCGGGCCCGGCGTCCCGGTCCGCCCGCAGCGTCCCGGTCCCCAGCTGCGCGCCCTGCTCCGCCAGGTCGACGAACGGCGGATCGAAGCGACCGTCCGGCGGCTGGCCGCGTTCGGCACCCGGCACACGCTGTCGGCGCAGGACGACCCGGTCCGCGGCATCGGCGCCGCGCGCGACTGGCTGTTCGCGCAGTTCCAGCAGATCGCGGCCGCGTCCGGCGGCCGGCTGACCGTCGAGCTGCAGTCCTACGTCCAGCCGCCCGCCGACCGGATCCCGGTGCCGACGACGATCACCAACGTCGTCGCGACGCTGCACGGCTCGAGCGATCCGGGCCGCGTGTACGTCGTTTCGGGGCACTACGACTCGCGCCGCACCGACGTCATGGACTTCACCGGGGACGCGCCGGGCGCGGACGACGACGCGTCGGGCGTGGCGGTCGCGCTGGAGCTGGCGCGGGTGCTCTCGACGCGGCAACCGGCGGCGACGATCGTCTTCGCCGCCGTCGCGGGCGAGGAACAGGGCCTGTACGGCTCGCGGTTCATGGCGCAGCAGTTCAAGTCGGCGGGCACCGACGTCCAGGCGATGTTCACCGACGACATCGTCGGGTCGAGCCGCGCCGACGACGGCACGCGCGACCCGACGACGATCCGCCTGTTCGCCGAGGGCGTCCCGACCGCGGAGACGCCGGCCGAGGCGAACCTGCGCCGCAGCATCGGCGGCGAGAACGACTCCCCGCCGCGGCAGCTGGCCCGGTTCGTGAAGTCGGTGGCGGAGAACGAGGCGACCGGCATGACGGTCCGGGTGATCTACCGCCGCGACCGCTACCTGCGCGGCGGCGACCACATCGGCTTCTTGGAGCAGGGCTACCCGGCCGCGCGCTTCACCGAGCCGAACGAGGACTTCGCGCACCAGCACCAGGACGTCCGCGTGGAGAACGGCGTCCAGTACGGCGACCTGCCGGAGTTCTGCGACTTCCCGTTCATCGCCCGGGTCGCGCGGGTCAACGGCGCGGCGTTGTGGTCCCTGGCGACGGCCCCGGGCACGCCGAAGGGCGTGAAGATCCGCACGGCGGCGCTGACGAACGACTCGGAACTGCTCTGGGACGCCACCCCGGGCGCGACGGGCTACGAGGTCCTCTGGCGCGAGACGACGGCCCCGGACTGGACCCACGCACTCGACGTCGGCCCGGCCCGCACGGCGAAGATCGACCTGTCCAAGGACAACGTCTTCTTCGGCGTCCGCGCGGTGGGCCCCGACGGCAGCCGGAGCCCAGCCGCGTTCCCGTCCCCGGTGAGCTAG
- a CDS encoding SigE family RNA polymerase sigma factor, with amino-acid sequence MARGDDEFAEFVRASSARLTHAAFLLTGDRHQAEDAAQTAFTRTYAAWSRVRHKDAYGYARTVLVNHVIDGWRRPIREYATEAMPERQDRLDVDKAVTQRAWLTAVLKTLTDRERAVVVLRHFFDLPEADVARELGVSVGTVKSTNSRALAKLRIEAGTEDTLIGGSGR; translated from the coding sequence ATGGCTCGGGGCGACGACGAGTTCGCGGAGTTCGTCCGCGCGTCCTCGGCCCGGCTCACCCACGCCGCGTTCCTGCTCACCGGTGACCGCCACCAGGCCGAGGACGCCGCCCAGACCGCGTTCACCCGCACCTACGCCGCCTGGTCGCGCGTGCGGCACAAGGACGCCTACGGCTACGCGCGCACCGTCCTGGTGAACCACGTCATCGACGGCTGGCGGCGCCCGATCCGCGAGTACGCCACCGAGGCGATGCCCGAGCGGCAGGACCGCCTCGACGTCGACAAGGCCGTCACCCAGCGCGCGTGGCTCACCGCCGTGCTCAAGACGCTCACCGACCGCGAACGCGCCGTCGTCGTGCTGCGGCACTTCTTCGACCTGCCGGAAGCCGACGTAGCCCGTGAGCTCGGGGTTTCGGTGGGTACCGTGAAGAGCACGAATTCGCGGGCGCTGGCCAAGCTGCGGATCGAAGCGGGCACCGAAGACACGCTGATCGGGGGGAGCGGGCGATGA
- a CDS encoding Uma2 family endonuclease, with protein MSWSCLATRPPSTTSKWSRGVLLLAPRPNGFHQRAATRLAYLIGEWLPDDYFALNAVEVILSEAPLTVRVPDVVVAPDSLVRANPPRFHTGDVRLVVEVLSEGTRRTDQVTKFSEYAEAGIEHYWIVDLDSPVTLITYRLIEGDYENFGEFSGVADLDFAGTPLTLDLNALTTRRAQRP; from the coding sequence ATGTCGTGGAGTTGCCTCGCGACAAGACCCCCGAGCACCACGTCGAAGTGGTCGAGGGGGGTTCTCCTCCTGGCGCCGCGCCCGAACGGGTTCCACCAGCGTGCTGCCACTCGGCTTGCTTACCTCATCGGTGAGTGGTTGCCGGATGACTACTTCGCGCTGAACGCGGTCGAGGTGATTCTTTCCGAAGCGCCGCTGACGGTTCGCGTGCCCGACGTGGTCGTGGCACCGGACTCACTGGTGCGAGCCAATCCGCCGCGATTCCACACCGGTGACGTCCGGCTGGTGGTCGAGGTGCTGTCCGAGGGTACCCGGCGGACCGACCAGGTCACCAAGTTCTCCGAGTACGCCGAAGCCGGCATCGAGCACTACTGGATCGTCGACCTCGACTCCCCGGTCACCCTCATCACCTATCGGCTGATCGAAGGGGACTACGAAAACTTCGGCGAGTTCTCCGGCGTCGCCGATCTCGACTTCGCCGGTACTCCGCTCACCCTCGACCTGAACGCCCTCACCACCAGGCGCGCCCAGCGGCCCTAG
- a CDS encoding DapH/DapD/GlmU-related protein, whose protein sequence is MFFDDERSHRLRPQILTELVSQYMNDAERAQFYGLPSTCRVRERVKIISPENLTMGDHCWVGEGAALDASGGLEIGEHTSIGLNTLIFTHSSWLANMTLQNHSGSDLIERKPVKIGKGCFIGGLVVIMAGVTIGDFATVQPNSVVAKDVPPRTLVAGNPARVFQRYDEEYIQSEVDRVRAENARRREIAESHGQNTSGWGAPSGDYTEE, encoded by the coding sequence ATGTTCTTCGATGACGAGCGCAGCCACCGGCTGCGCCCGCAGATCCTGACCGAGCTCGTCTCGCAGTACATGAACGACGCCGAGCGGGCTCAGTTCTACGGGCTGCCTTCGACGTGCCGCGTGCGCGAGCGCGTGAAGATCATCAGTCCCGAGAACCTCACGATGGGCGACCACTGCTGGGTGGGCGAAGGCGCGGCCCTCGACGCGAGCGGCGGCCTGGAGATCGGCGAGCACACCAGCATCGGCCTGAACACGCTGATCTTCACGCACTCGAGCTGGCTGGCGAACATGACGCTGCAGAACCACTCGGGCAGCGACCTGATCGAACGCAAACCGGTGAAGATCGGCAAGGGCTGCTTCATCGGCGGCCTGGTGGTCATCATGGCGGGCGTGACGATCGGCGACTTCGCCACGGTGCAGCCGAATTCGGTGGTGGCGAAGGACGTGCCGCCGCGAACGCTGGTGGCGGGCAACCCGGCGCGGGTGTTCCAGCGGTACGACGAGGAGTACATCCAGTCCGAAGTGGACCGGGTGCGGGCGGAGAACGCGCGGCGCCGCGAGATCGCGGAGTCACACGGGCAGAACACTTCGGGCTGGGGAGCCCCATCGGGCGACTACACGGAGGAGTAG
- a CDS encoding glycosyltransferase family 4 protein, with protein MRIAVVNNFFPPRVGGSAHMSASLAAQFVEEGHEVLAITAAYGEAPAEEERDGYRVVRLPAVKMPQIGLSIDFDMSFASPRPGNWRRLWKLLDEFKPDAIHLHGQFFDLSWLAGIYARRHGVPTLLTIHTLLISDNKLYGGVFRLLDAVLVRPMLAYIKPRYVILDKLGVDYCVDRYGTSDANSEYFPIAVDTGHFAKPVTKDVRAEHEIGDAPLIVSLGHVIPLRNRLPLIEALPSILDKHPGVRVVVVGRVYHDAFLKRAAELGVSDALVVTGAVPKEDVPAYFAAADIVTHDLNGGCGTASLEAMLSGTATIASVTEDNYPGIELRNGENVLLVRPDDAEAVARTVVELLDDPERRAQIAQRESEMVRSNFGLDVVAEEHLRTFEKLVSEADVLR; from the coding sequence ATGCGCATCGCGGTGGTGAACAACTTCTTCCCGCCCCGCGTCGGCGGCAGCGCGCACATGTCGGCGTCGCTGGCGGCGCAGTTCGTCGAGGAAGGGCACGAGGTACTGGCGATCACGGCCGCCTACGGCGAGGCGCCGGCCGAGGAGGAGCGCGACGGCTACCGCGTCGTGCGCCTCCCGGCGGTGAAGATGCCGCAGATCGGCCTGTCGATCGACTTCGACATGAGCTTCGCGTCGCCGCGGCCGGGCAACTGGCGGCGGCTGTGGAAGCTGCTCGACGAGTTCAAGCCGGACGCGATCCACCTGCACGGCCAGTTCTTCGACCTGTCGTGGCTGGCCGGCATCTACGCGCGGCGGCACGGCGTCCCGACGCTGCTGACCATCCACACGCTCCTGATCAGCGACAACAAGCTGTACGGCGGCGTGTTCCGGCTCCTGGACGCGGTGCTCGTCCGGCCGATGCTGGCCTACATCAAGCCGCGGTACGTGATCCTCGACAAGCTGGGCGTCGACTACTGCGTCGACCGCTACGGCACGAGCGACGCGAACTCGGAGTACTTCCCGATCGCGGTCGACACCGGGCACTTCGCGAAGCCGGTGACGAAGGACGTCCGCGCGGAGCACGAAATCGGCGACGCCCCGCTGATCGTCTCGCTGGGCCACGTCATCCCGCTGCGCAACCGGCTGCCGCTGATCGAGGCCCTGCCGTCCATTTTGGACAAGCACCCCGGCGTCCGGGTGGTCGTGGTCGGCCGCGTCTACCACGACGCCTTCCTGAAGCGGGCGGCGGAACTGGGCGTCTCGGACGCACTGGTCGTCACGGGCGCGGTCCCGAAGGAAGACGTCCCGGCGTACTTCGCGGCGGCGGACATCGTGACGCACGACCTCAACGGCGGCTGCGGCACGGCGTCCCTGGAGGCGATGCTCTCGGGCACGGCGACGATCGCGTCGGTCACCGAGGACAACTACCCGGGCATCGAGCTGCGCAACGGCGAGAACGTCCTGCTGGTCCGCCCGGACGACGCGGAAGCCGTGGCCCGCACGGTGGTCGAGCTGCTCGACGACCCGGAGCGCCGGGCTCAGATCGCGCAGCGCGAAAGCGAGATGGTGCGCTCGAACTTCGGCCTCGACGTCGTCGCGGAGGAGCACCTGCGCACCTTCGAGAAGCTGGTGTCGGAAGCCGATGTTCTTCGATGA
- a CDS encoding NAD-dependent epimerase/dehydratase family protein, producing MSDKKVLFTGAGGFIAAHVIPLLIEGGYTVRIFDNMTRGDRARVNEFVATGKVELVEKDVRYGGAVREAMRGCTHVIHFATVSINKSIADPHESFDINMTGNHNVFAAAADEGVERLVFASTASVYGEPKRLPMHEDDELKPLTPYCISKRAGEDMLGFYERQKGLSWNALRFFNVYGPGQKIEAYYTSVINHFIQRLRAGQPPIIDGRGDQSMDFVHVTDLARAVVAALESERANLPINIGTGIDTSIAALAKILIEAVGVDVEPLFNERDVLVSRRAADITRARDVLGWEPRITVEEGMRQLVEESE from the coding sequence GTGTCCGACAAGAAGGTGCTCTTCACCGGGGCGGGTGGGTTCATCGCCGCGCACGTGATCCCGCTGCTCATCGAGGGCGGCTACACCGTGCGCATCTTCGACAACATGACCCGCGGCGACCGCGCGCGGGTCAACGAGTTCGTCGCCACCGGCAAGGTCGAGCTCGTCGAGAAGGACGTCCGCTACGGCGGTGCGGTGCGCGAGGCCATGCGCGGCTGCACGCACGTCATCCACTTCGCCACGGTCTCGATCAACAAGTCGATCGCCGACCCGCACGAGTCGTTCGACATCAACATGACCGGCAACCACAACGTGTTCGCCGCGGCCGCCGACGAAGGTGTCGAGCGCCTGGTGTTCGCGTCGACCGCGTCGGTCTACGGCGAGCCGAAGCGGCTGCCGATGCACGAGGACGACGAGCTCAAGCCGCTCACGCCGTACTGCATCTCGAAGCGCGCGGGCGAGGACATGCTCGGCTTCTACGAGCGCCAGAAGGGCCTGTCCTGGAACGCGCTGCGGTTCTTCAACGTGTACGGCCCCGGCCAGAAGATCGAGGCGTACTACACCTCGGTGATCAACCACTTCATCCAGCGCCTGCGCGCCGGCCAGCCGCCGATCATCGACGGCCGCGGCGACCAGTCGATGGACTTCGTGCACGTCACCGACCTGGCGCGGGCCGTCGTCGCGGCGCTGGAATCGGAGCGGGCGAACCTGCCGATCAACATCGGCACCGGCATCGACACCTCGATCGCCGCGCTGGCGAAGATCCTCATCGAGGCCGTCGGGGTCGACGTCGAGCCGTTGTTCAACGAGCGTGACGTGCTGGTCTCGCGGCGCGCCGCCGACATCACCCGCGCCCGCGACGTGCTCGGCTGGGAGCCGCGGATCACCGTCGAAGAGGGCATGCGGCAACTGGTCGAGGAATCCGAGTGA